GGAGTTTCGGCCCCACCGCGGAGAGCACCTTGCCGGATGCCGCGCGGGTGGCCAGCGCCTTCGAGCCGGGCTCCCAATACGGGATATCGGCATCCCAGCCGTCGGGCAACTTCTGCGCGGTCAACCGGTCCAGTAGCGCCTTACGCTCGGGTTCACGCTGTGCCCAGGCGTCGAATTCCGCTTGCCACTTCTCGTGAGCTTCCTTGCCCCGGTCCACCAGCTTGCGGGCGTGGGCGATGACCTCGTCGCGTACCTCGAAGGTCTTGTCCGGGTCGAAGCCGAGGATCTTCTTGGTGGCGGCCACCTCATCGTCGCCGAGCGCCGAGCCGTGCGCCTTGCCCGTGTTCATCAAGTTCGGCGCCGGGTAGCCGATGATGGTGCGCAGCGAGATGAAGGACGGCTTGTCGAGGACGGCCTTCGCATTGGCGATGGCCTCCTCGATGCCGACGACGTTCTCGCCGCCCTCCACCTCTTGCACGTGCCAGCCGTAGGCGCGGTAGCGCGCGGCCGTGTCCTCGCACAACGCGATGTCGGTGTCGTCCTCGATCGAGATCTGGTTGTGGTCGTAGAACACGATCAGGTTGCCCAGCTGCTGGACGGCGGCCAGCGAGGACGCCTCGGAGGTCACGCCCTCCTCGATGTCCCCATCGGAGGCGATGACGTAGATGAAGTGATCGAACGGGCTTTCCCCGGGCGCGGCGTCCGGGTCGAACAGACCGCGCTCGTAGCGCGCCGCCATCGCCATCCCGACCGAGGACGCGAGGCCTTGGCCCAGCGGGCCGGTGGTGATCTCAACACCCTTGGTGTGCCGAAACTCCGGGTGGCCGGGAGTCTTGGAGCCCCAGGTGCGCAGCGACTCGATGTCGGACAGTTCGAGGCCGAACCCGCCGAGGTAGAGCTGCAGGTACAGGGTCAGGCTGCTGTGCCCGGCCGACAATATGAACCGGTCGCGGCCCAGCCAGTGCACGTCGCTGGGGTCGTGGGTCATCGCGCGCTGGAACAGGGTGTAGGCCAGCGGCGCCAGGCTCATCGCGGTCCCGGGGTGGCCATTGCCGACCTTTTGCACCGCGTCGGCGGCCAGCACCCGCACCGTGTCGACGGCGGCCGAGTCGAGGTCGCTCCAGTCGTCGGGGTGGTGCGGTCGGGTCAGCGTGGAGATCTCTTCGAGTGTGGTCACAGGCGTCAGTCCTTGGGGTGGCCGTAATACATGCGCTGATCAATCCTCACCCTAGTGCGGGAGGGCCAGCGTTTGCAGTGTGGGATTGCGGGTATTCCTGGGCGCCCGTGGCGGATGTGACGCCCAGGCGTCCGCGACCTTGCGATCAGTGCCGCCGTCGGGAAATTTCGTGTGAATTGACCCTGGAGGCGGGCCGCGGTGCCAACGCGGTCTACCATCGTGCGTAGTAGATCCTGCGCCCCGCTGCGACCCCGAGGAGTTATTGCGTGAGCGTTCGCGGGCGCCTAGAGCCAACCCGAGCACCGAGCCGCATACGCGGCACGGTCCTGGCTTACCTGGCGTTGACCAAGCCGCGCGTCATCGAGCTGCTGCTGGTCACGGCCATTCCGGCGATGCTGCTGGCGCACCGCGGCCATGTCGACCCGCTGCTGATCCTCAACACGTTGATCGGCGGGATGCTGGCGGCCGGCGGGGCGAACACGCTCAACTGCGTCGCCGACGCCGACATCGACAAGCTGATGAAGCGCACCGCGCGCCGACCGTTGGCCAGGGCCGCGGTGCCCACCCGAAACGCCCTGGTACTGGGTCTGCTGCTGACCGTGGGCTCGTTCTTCTGGCTCTGGTGGACGACGAACCTGCTGTCGGGGCTGCTCGCCATCGCCACGATCGCGTTCTACGTGTTCGTCTACACCTTGCTGCTCAAACGGCGCACCTCGCAAAACGTCGTGTGGGGCGGTGCGGCCGGCTGCATGCCGGTGATGATCGGCTGGTCGGCCGTCACCGGCACCATCGGCTGGCCGGCGCTGGCGATGTTCGCGATCATCTTCTTCTGGACGCCCCCGCACACCTGGGCGTTGGCGATGCGCTACAAGGACGACTACAAGGCGGCCGGGGTTCCGATGCTGCCCGCCGTGGCGACCGAGCGCCAGGTCACCAAGCAGATCCTGATCTACACCTGGCTGACCGTCTTGGCGACGATGGCGCTGGCGCTGGCCGCCGGCTGGCTGTACACGGCGGTCGCCGTGGTGGCCGGGGTCTGGTTCCTGGCGATGGCCCACCAGTTGTACGCCGGGGTCCGGGCCGGTGAGCCGGTCAAGCCGCTGCGGCTGTTCCTGCAGTCCAACAACTACCTCGCGGTGGTGTTCTGCGCGCTGGCGGTCGACTCGGTGATCGCGCTGCCCACGCTGCTCTGACATGCGTCGCGGGTGAAATCACTTCCGCCACTTCGGCACCGCCGAACCGGGTCCTTCTCCGCGTGCGGCGGGTGGGGCTAAGGGCGCGCCTTACGACCCGAGGCCATGGCATACGGGCGCATCGTCGAGAAATTGACCCGACCTACGGCAGCAGCACAATTGAGCCCGCGGTCTTGCGGCCCTGCAGGTCCTGATGGGCGCGAGTCGCTTCGGCCAGCGGATAGCGGCCGCCTACTTCGATGTTGATCGCTCCGCTGGCCACCGCGTCGAACAATTCGTCGGCACGCCAGTTGAATTCCTGGCCGGTGCGCATGAAGTGGGCCAGCGTCGGCCGGGTCAGGAACACCGAGCCCGCGGCGTTGAGCCGCTGCGGATCCACCGGCGGCACGGGTCCGCTGGCAGCGCCGAACAACGCCAGGGTCCCGCGTACGGCCAGGCTGGCCAGGCTGGCGTCGAACGTCGTGGCGCCGACGCCGTCGTACACCGCCGCCACCCCGAGGCCCTCGGTGAGGTCACGGATCTGCTGACCGAATTGCGCGGCGTCGTCGGGGTAGGCGAGCACCTCGTCGGCGCCCGCCTTCCTGGACAGTTCGGCCTTCTGCGGCGTCGAGACGGTGCTGATGACCCGGGCGCCGAGCAGGTGTGCCCATTCGGTCAGGATCAGCCCGACGCCGCCGGCCCCGGCGTGCACCAGGACCGCGTCACCGGCTTGCACCGGATACACCGACTTCAGCAGGTAGTGCGCGGTCAGGCCCTTCAGCAGCACCGAGGCCGCTACCTCGGAAGTAACGCCTTCCGGCACCTTCGCCGTCAAATGTGCTGGTGCAATCGCGAATTCGGCGTAGGCGCCGGACGCCGCGGCGGACGCGACACGGTCGCCGACACTGAAGTCTTCGGCTCCCTCGCCCAGGGCCACGACGGTGCCACACACCTCGGAACCGAGGACAAACGGTAGCTCGCGCGGGTATTGCCCGGATCGGAAATACGTATCAATGAAGTTGACGCCAATGGCTTCGGCCTTGATCAGCAGCTCACCTTGGCCCGGCGAGGGTTGTGATGTGTCGACGTAGCGAAGAACCTCGGGGCCGCCAGTTTCACTGACTTCGATTGCGTGCATGTGGCTATCATGCCCGGGCATGAAGCTTGCGCGCCCGGATGTCTTCCACCCCCGCATCGTGCTCGCCGGAAGTCCGCAGCACGCAGGCGGTGACGGCGACGATGCGGGGGTGATTGC
The DNA window shown above is from Mycobacterium sp. Aquia_216 and carries:
- the tkt gene encoding transketolase, giving the protein MTTLEEISTLTRPHHPDDWSDLDSAAVDTVRVLAADAVQKVGNGHPGTAMSLAPLAYTLFQRAMTHDPSDVHWLGRDRFILSAGHSSLTLYLQLYLGGFGLELSDIESLRTWGSKTPGHPEFRHTKGVEITTGPLGQGLASSVGMAMAARYERGLFDPDAAPGESPFDHFIYVIASDGDIEEGVTSEASSLAAVQQLGNLIVFYDHNQISIEDDTDIALCEDTAARYRAYGWHVQEVEGGENVVGIEEAIANAKAVLDKPSFISLRTIIGYPAPNLMNTGKAHGSALGDDEVAATKKILGFDPDKTFEVRDEVIAHARKLVDRGKEAHEKWQAEFDAWAQREPERKALLDRLTAQKLPDGWDADIPYWEPGSKALATRAASGKVLSAVGPKLPELWGGSADLAGSNNTTMDGVKSFGPPSITTKDYTADWYGRTLHFGIREHAMGAILSGIVLHGPTRAYGGTFLQFSDYMRGAVRLASLMDIDTIYVWTHDSIGLGEDGPTHQPIEHLAALRAIPKLSVVRPADANETAYAWRTILARGNGSGPVGLILTRQGVPVLEGTDAEGVARGGYVLGDGGDEEPDVVLIATGSEVQLAVDAAKLLADKDIVARVVSMPCVEWFESQPSEYRDSVLPPSVSARVAVEAGIAQPWHKLVGDTGKIVSIEHYGESADAKTLFREFGFTAEAVAAAAEEVVDN
- a CDS encoding heme o synthase, yielding MSVRGRLEPTRAPSRIRGTVLAYLALTKPRVIELLLVTAIPAMLLAHRGHVDPLLILNTLIGGMLAAGGANTLNCVADADIDKLMKRTARRPLARAAVPTRNALVLGLLLTVGSFFWLWWTTNLLSGLLAIATIAFYVFVYTLLLKRRTSQNVVWGGAAGCMPVMIGWSAVTGTIGWPALAMFAIIFFWTPPHTWALAMRYKDDYKAAGVPMLPAVATERQVTKQILIYTWLTVLATMALALAAGWLYTAVAVVAGVWFLAMAHQLYAGVRAGEPVKPLRLFLQSNNYLAVVFCALAVDSVIALPTLL
- a CDS encoding quinone oxidoreductase family protein, with translation MHAIEVSETGGPEVLRYVDTSQPSPGQGELLIKAEAIGVNFIDTYFRSGQYPRELPFVLGSEVCGTVVALGEGAEDFSVGDRVASAAASGAYAEFAIAPAHLTAKVPEGVTSEVAASVLLKGLTAHYLLKSVYPVQAGDAVLVHAGAGGVGLILTEWAHLLGARVISTVSTPQKAELSRKAGADEVLAYPDDAAQFGQQIRDLTEGLGVAAVYDGVGATTFDASLASLAVRGTLALFGAASGPVPPVDPQRLNAAGSVFLTRPTLAHFMRTGQEFNWRADELFDAVASGAINIEVGGRYPLAEATRAHQDLQGRKTAGSIVLLP